AGATCCCAAAATTATCGGGGATATTTCCGAACTTTGTTCACTACCATTGATCATTTCAATTATTGATAACACGTATTGTTCATTGTCGATATCCGGTACAACAATATATTCGATGTTATTTTCCAATAAAAGATTGCATTCAATCAGGTCAATGTCATTAACATCGCAACTGTTGGTTCCATAGAAATTAACTCGTTCGTAGTTTGTGACCTGGAAATCGATActacaaatgctgaattagtTCAAATTCAGTGTTTGAAAAcaaagttatcatttaaaattatatacaaatgagtttttttttcctcatacaAATGAGTATAAAAACTCGAATGTATTCTCCAAATATGTACTTCTTATTATTAACAAATGCTTACCCGTTATCTGGAAGATGCTTCACAAAACAAGATATGAATTTTCCTTTTAGTttgcatattttcaaagtaatttgTGATATAGTGATTAAATCTCCcgttttcaattgtttcattCTTTGGTCCAGATTAGTTACAAACATCACATTATCTGCTTGTTTATCTTCGTACGCTTTGTCACATGTTAACAAAATCCTTTGGTTGAGTTGCAACTGAATTGGTCGTTGGTGTCTGTGACATTTTAATCTTGACCATTTTCCTGACAACTCACAGGCAATGCCAATCACCGGCTTAAAAGGACTTATCTCAAAAGAGTATTCCAAAAGAGCTTGCTTCGCCAAGTGTAGTAAAGTAAGATTTTCTTGTAAATTGTGCCTTCCGAATCTGATGTATAAAATGTTTGCCCCATTTCTGATGCTTTGTATAATTTCTTCTTGGGAATCTGATAGCTCTATTTCCACTGCTATCTTCTGCCACATAAATGATTTTTCTGATACGTATGTCATGGTGTTTTTTGGAGATATTAATTTACCTTTTCTTCCAGATACAGCTTCAAACgagaaagtttcaaaaaatggtGGTAAAAAAAGTGAGTCTTTAATATATTGAAGTCAAAATTCTAGCTTACTGAGATATTGATCTTTGCAGGTGAAAAGGAGATGACGGTTTTGGAGCTGTTGGAATTACAGGCACGTGCAAGGGCAATTCGCTCGCAACTGGCTCTGGAACCAATAACGAAAATAGAACTAGATTCAGATCAAGAAGCTGGTAATGAATCAAATTCCGAAGCAGCTCCATCACGTAAGAAAAAAGAGAATAGTTGCAATGAAGCAAAAATGTCTACATCATCTACAGTTGTGGAACAACCTAAACGTGTTCGGCTTAAGAGAAATTTTCGTATTCGTCAGGTTGGTGATGAAGAACAACAGGAGGAAACCGAAgctgatcaagattcatcgaaatcgtctgaaaattttaaacgcaCTTCACCTAACAAGTCGAAAGATAAGATGTCCAAGACTCAAGCTGAGGTCTCTAAATCAACAAATGAACAGCAAAAAGAAACTAAAAGCAGAGACAGTAGTCCTGAAGTTATACCACTGATTCCAAGTCCAGAGACTTTATGTATTTCTTCAGAATCTGAGTCCGAGGAAACATCAAAGAAACAACCgtctatttttgttgaaaatgtgaAAGAACTAGAAAAGGAAATGACTAGAGTGACAGATAAACCAGTTCCACAGGacacagttgaaaatgaagaaccTGAAGAAGGAGAAatttcagaagaagaaaaatctcTTAGAAAGTCAAATACACATTCTATAAACACTTCCAAGAGTCAAAGTGAACACGAACAACTGGACGACAGTATTGGAAGTAAATTTGATCAAGAAGAATTAGATTACGAAATTAAAACTTCTGATTCTGAACCAGAAACTAGTGCAAATTGTAACGAGgcagaaaagaaaaattttgaaaatgcgcCGGAAAACACTGTTCCAGTAGAATTAATGCCTGGAAACGACAAAGACAACGTTGAAAGTGAATCGGATGATTCGATGAGTGATGTTGAAAAGAATAATCAGGTGAAAAAACAAATGCTGCCAGATGATGACGATTCAGATATAGTCGAAATTCATGATTCCAGCGATGAAACATTGCTTGATCAAAAAATGGCAGAAGATGATCAGGAAAAATCTTGGAACTCACGTTGGTTAGAGAGCAACCGTGTTGCCAAAGTTATGGCCACTTCGAGACTTGGCAATAAAGTTCGTGacaagttgaagaaaaaaaagaaaaagaaacaggAAGAGGAGGAAGAGGCCAGAAAACCACCAACACCAGAACCGGTAGTAGAGACAGTACCAACCTCAACTGCAGAGGTTGGATCCGTTGAACACTACAAAGAGCTCGTCGCAAAAGTTGCGGAGGCAGAAAAACAATCGTCTGCCGAGGGTTCTGAAAAGGAAGCATCCGAACATAATTGAGTAAGTATTTCATCAATTGTCGTACAATGAATACCAAAATGATAGAACAATAGTTTTGATTTATCTCAAGAGAAATATCCTTtctattaaataaaaatgttcgtTACCCGATCTTCATTATGCGAGGAAAATCAGTGAAAAATCTGTCAAATGGGACTTATTAAGCAAACAGtagcgacaccatgtcctccatagTAAAGTTTAGAGTAGTTGGGAAGCTTTTGGGAAACACCATACATTTTTCCCTAACTCCAAAACGTCAAAgatttacctggcatcgcgaATAGTGTTTCATTTTCTGGGAAAAGCACTTTCTTTTGAGTAAATGTTAGATATTTTTCAGCAGCCCAGCAGTACAattatttgataatttataaTATGGATTTCTGACGGTAATGAATTATCGAGAGCATATTATTTTTCGCaatattttatttcgaaaacatCCATAAATGGAAAATAAGCTTTGGATGGTTCTAGAAGATCCGAAAGGAAGCATACTGTACCGGCCAGTCCTTCATATAGACTGTATGGCCGATCTGGTTGCCGTGCTTCCCTGTTGAACTGTTCAGTGCTCAAAAATTCAGCAAATTTAGAAGCGCGGTGCAAAAACAAGGCCTCTCCCGTAAGTCTGTACATTAACAAAAACACGTAACCATTCCCCGCGATGCCATGGCAAATGCCAGGGCCTTTGTAAAGCAAACCATTCCTCCAAACAGATTCAGCACATTTCCGACACGCATCAAGGTATTTATCATCTTTAAACAATAAATAAGATTTAGCTAGCAAGTAAACCGCTCCAGAACATCCATGACACCgatggaaaatttttttgttcgagcCCTGCAATCTTGTAGGGAAATTCCCTTCGCTGTCTTGAAGCGTAAGGAAATATTCAATAGATTGCTTGATGTCGGATAATTTTGATGCCGAAATGTTTCTAAATTGGCCATCAGTTTTGGCAAACCAATGCGACTCCAACAACATGTGCAGTATTGAACATAAACCGTGGGCTGCACCTATATAGTCGCTCTCGTGATAGGCGTACATTAACGGCAGAGGAGTTCGATTGTTATGCGCATATGAGCGTCCACGTTTAATCAATGCTGTACATACGTCTTCTATCATATCATTGCTTATTGGTTTCTGTGGCATTACTTGATTCAACCAATAGAGACCACTCAAGAAACCAGCTCTACCAACAAGAATTTCATCGGCATCGTAACGACTAGTCTTTGCCACCGGAAGTGCCTTTAAGATGCTTGTTATTTCCTTTGCAGTATCGTTCGGTTTGTTTAGATCGTAATTAATGACAGCAGCAACACTAAGAATTCCTATCTTTCCACATAAAAATCCAATTGGGGAAGACGATTTGCTCATTGTTTTGGATTCATTGGTAGCTTCGGcctttttaatataaaatgtgGCGTGTTCCAAGCAAGGAAATTGTTGATATAAGAGTGTAAGCTGTAGCGTACTCATTGCACAACTAAGAACTACAAGTTGAGGTTTCACACAGTAGTGtgtaaaattcgttttttcacTCCGTTATGTATTCTTGCATTACTGTACAATAAACGTTTGAATAGGGAGGACGCTTTTCTTTCTACTGCGCGCTATCTCTCCCTATAGGTTATGGGCCTATAAAacacgttgttttttttctcgtacAGTTTTTTCGGTCGTAAAAAGTTTTTTCGCGAGTTTGCGAACCGTGAAAATGAGCGTCGGTAATGTTTCGAGCCTTCCCGGAATCGAGCGCCTAATCGGTCGCGAAAATTGGGCGACATGGAAGTTTGCGGTGCAAACTTACCTTGAGCTGGAGGATCTCTGGTGTACGGTAAAACCAGGTCGTAAGGCGGACGGAACAGAGGAAGACATCGATCCGGATAAAAATCGCAAAGCCCGAGCCAAAATAATTCTCCTCTTGGACCCGGTAAACTACGTGCACGTTCGCGATGCCGCAACCGCGCGGGATGTTTGGCAAAAATTGGAGACGGCTTTTGAGGACACGGGGCTAACGCGGCGCGTAGGTTTGTTgcataaattgatcaaaaccgAGCTCGCCTCCTGCGATTCGATGAGTGATTACGTCAACCGGATCATAACGACCGCACATCAACTGGATGGAATCGGATTTCCCATATCCGAAGAATGGATTGGAACCCTCCTGCTCGCCGGATTGCCAGAGGAGTATCGCCCTATGATAATGGCGTTAGAAAACTCCGGAACCCCAATTACCGGTGatgcaataaaaacaaaattattgcaagaGGTACAATCTCCCGGAAACGACTCCGCCCTGACCGCGAAAAAGTTCTCTGGAAGTGGTGGTAAGTTCAAACAAAACCACACCACTACATCGAAAGGTCCGAAGTGTCGACAGTGTGGCAAATACGGGCATATTGCTCGTGAGTGTAGAGGTGCAAGTGCAAATGCTGATGGTGCCAAGAAGAAGCAAAATGCACTCAGTACAGTGTTCTCCTTTTCGGCGATAACAAACAAAAACGGCTGGTATGTAGACTCTGGGGCAAGTGCCCACATGACTGGCAACAGTGAGTTTTTGAATGACATCAGGCCAGCAACCGGAAATGTCATTGCTGCGAACGGAGGTAATATGAAAGTGACTGGCACTGGTACTGCCACCTTGTATCCCAAGTGCAATAGTGATGACGTTTTAGTGAGTGAAGTGCAACTGGTACCGGAATTGTCGGTGAACTTAATATCGGTAAACCAGATAGTGAAAAAAGGATATTCAGTTATTTTTGCGAACTCTGGGTGCAAGATAGTGAACAGCGATGGTGAAGTTGTGGTCACTGCTAACCGCGAAGATGATCTGTTTCGTGTTGAGCAAAAACGGGATTCTAGTGCTCTAACATGTTCGTCTGCCGGAAGTCTTAGTATGTGGCACAAGAGACTTGGACACTTGAACAATGACAgtgtaaaaaagttagccaCCGGTTTAGTGAACGGAATTAAAATTGTCGGACAAAACGATAAAAGTGATTGTGTTGTATGCCCAATGGGAAAACATTGTAGGCTACCGTTCGGAAAAACGGGTTCACGCGCGTCGAGTTTGCTCGAATTAGTCCATACGGACATTTGTGGTCCGATGGAAGTGACATCAATAGGTAAAAGTCGGTATTATCTAGCCTTTGTGGATGATTTTTCTCGCAAAATGTgggtttattttttgaaaacaaagacTGAGACGGAAGTGCTTAGTgtctttaaagtttttcacgCGATGGCGGAACGCCTCTCGGGACAAAAACTGAAAACCCTCCGCAGCGACAATGGCAAAGAGTTTGTTAACGCCGGTTTTGAGAATTACCTGAAGAAGAATGGGATCCAACATCAGAAGTCGAACGCATACACGCCGGAACAGAACGGAATGGCGGAGCGAGCCAATCGTTCAATAGTGGAGCGCGCAAGATGTATGCTGCATCAGGCAGGGCTGGAGAAGTCGTTTTGGGCCGAGGCGGTCAATACCTCGGTGTACCTGATCAACCGGTCCCCGACCCGCGGACATGATTCGACCCCTGAAGAGATCTGGACAGGCAAAAAGCCGGATTTGTCGAACATCAGGATTTTCGGCACGAGAACTATGGTTCAAATTCCGAAACAACGACGTAGGAAGTGGGATCCAAAATCTCACGAGTGTATCCTGGTCGGCTTCGACGAGCTCACGAAAGGGTATAAGCTCTATGACCCGAAGTCGCGAAAAGTGTTCGTAAGCCGAGAAGTGACCTTTATTGATGAAGGTGCCCCGAAAATCGCAAGCCGCGAACAAGGAACTGTGGTTCTACTGGATTTCGACGAAGAGGTGTCGCTGGGCCCAACAGCGAAAGTTGGAGATCGGCAGGAGGAAGTCAACGAAGAAACTGACGACGAGGAGTTCTTTTCTGATGCCACAGAAACTTTTCGTGGCGACATCAGTGACGACGAAGTATTCCGAGGTTTCGAATCTGACGCAGTGACTTCCGTGCTCCCGCCGCGCAAATCTTCAAAACCACCTCAGTCACAGGTGTTGAGGCGAAGCGGTAGGGAGCACGTACTTCCACGTAAGTACAATGATTTTCAAGTTCCGAAGAAAGGTCTGCCGCGTTCTAATTCTTTACAGCAAACTGGTCCGAACGCAATCGATCATGATGGCGAAAATTTGGCTGAACCTGTAGCTGAATCCAAGGTCAATTTCGGCGAGGTAGCTGCATCGTCATTCGCCGGCCAAAAGGAGATCGAAGACGACCCGGTTTCTCACCAGGAAGCGCTTTCGAGAGGAGACGCCGAATGCTGGACGAAGGCAATGCGTCAAGAATACCAGGCACTTATTCGGAACAATACATGGACTTTGACCGAGTTGCCACCTGGTCGCAAAGCGATCAAATGTAAATGGGTTTTTAAAACCAAGCACGACGCAAATGGCAACATCGACCGACACAAAGCCCGCTTAGTAATTAAAGGGTACTCGCAACGCAGGGGGGTCGACTATGACGAGACTTATTCCCCAGTCGTGCGTCACAGCTCGTTGCGGTACTTGTTCGCCTTAGCAGCGAAACATGATTTGTCGGTGGAACAGATGGATGCGACGACTGCATTTCTGCAAAGCGAGCTCAAAGAAGAAATCTTTATGGAGCAGCCTCCGTGCTTTCAAGATGCCGACCGAACCAAGGTGTGCCGCCTAAACAAAGCACTGTATGGCCTAAAGCAGTCAAGCCGGACGTGGAACTGCAAACTTGATACAGCCTTGAAAAAGCTGGGACTCAAACCTTCGAAGTACGACACCTGCCTCTACTATCGTCTAAACGGTAGAGAAATGTTGTTTGTAGCAGTTTACGTTGACGACGTAGTTCTTTTCTCGAATGACGACAACCTGAAGAACGAAGTCAAGTCCAAGCTAAAGTCCATGTTCCAGATGAAGGATTTAGGAACAGCCAGCTGTTGCCTAGGAATCAGAATAACCCGTACGGACAGTACCATTTCCCTCGACCAGGAACCGTATATTGAATCCCTGCTCGCTAGATTCAACATGCAAAATTGTAAGGCCGTGTCAACACCGATGAACACAAGTGAACGCCTGGCAAAGGACATGTCGCCGAAGACGACCGAGGAAATTGACAGGATGAAGAACGTTCCTTATCAGGAGGCCGTGGGAGCACTCATGTATTTGGCCCAGTGCACACGCCCTGATATACTATTCGCTGTGAACCATCTTAGTCGCTTCAACACATGCGCTGGTGAGAAACATTGGGAAGCTGTCAAGCACCTGCTGCGATACGTACGAGGATCGTCGAAGATGAAGCTGTGTTACACAAAATCCTCCGAATCGGAACTTGTGGGATACACCGATGCCAACTGGGCTGCAGACTTGGATGACCGGAAGTCAACAAGTGGCTACTTGTTCACTTTCCAAGGAGGAGCAGTCTCGTGGTGCTGCAAGCGACAACCAACTGTCGCACTATCGTCGTGCGAGGCAGAGTACATGGCTCTTTCTGCCTCGGTTCAAGAAGCTGCATGGTGGAGAGGTCTCATCTCCGAGTTTGGTAAAACTCGTCCTTTACCTCTTCGCTGCGACAACCAAAGTGCTATCTGCGTGGCCAAAAATGGTGGTTATACGCCGCGTACCAAGCACATAGACATCAGACACCACTACATCCGTGAGGCGTTGGAGCAAAACGTTGTGACGCTGAGCTACGTGAGCACCGACGAACAACTGGCGGATGGTCTAACCAAACCGTTGGAGCGCATCAAGCTCGAGCGTAACCGGACTGCAATGGGCATCACCCGAACAGCTTAAGGAGGAGTGTTGATATAAGAGTGTAAGCTGTAGCGTACTCATTGCACAACTAAGAACTACAAGTTGAGGTTTCACACAGTAGTGtgtaaaattcgttttttcacTCCGTTATGTATTCTTGCATTACTGTACAATAAACGTTTGAATAGGGAGGACGCTTTTCTTTCTACTGCGCGCTATCTCTCCCTATAGAAATAAGTGTCGAAAATTAGGCGATCGGTTCAATTTCCAAAACATAAATGCAATTCCTGCAATAAAACAATATATACTTGCTATAAGAAATGATATTCAAATCGGGCTTAGCATTATAATTACCAGCATCTCCAACATACAAATCATCTCGCGATTTGTGTGTAGGTAGTTTTGTCTCTCTAATTATAACTTCGACGCATCTTTTCACCAGTTCAATCACCAAATCGTAATTGATCAACTCTGATAATTGATTTCCATGTTTCGATTGATCGTAATCATCATAAGGATTCACAAAAAATCTAGACAtgttttttctttgaaacaagAGCCGTATAAATTATTCTAAATCAAACTGCGGGATGCCAGGcttagagcaaacgcaccaatacgagagtatacgcggcccgattttgctcatttcagcggaccgattttggtatacacactctttcgcgcaccgggtggaagcatattatttttaaattgtgcattgcactgagaaaactttaacagaaaatattaaattaaatttactgatcgaataaattttcggagtcgatagttttttcgcttcaatttcggttattatcatttttattaattattaattattattatgcATAGCGATTGTTGGAGGTTATTCGACGGGTTAACTGCTATCCGTTATGTGACGCCAAAGTCGACATGCTGGTTGAAGATGCCATACAGCAGCAACAGGGCCACGCAGTTTCGAGCGACCAGCAACCGGGTCAGGTTGCGGATGCAGCTAGAACTTAAGTGAATTCTGTGCAGTGTCAGCCGGAATCATCCGAAATTCAGCGGAACTTGCGCGAAATATGCCAGCTGCTGTGGAGTTCCACGATCAAACAGGAGGTTTTCCGCCGCTGGTCCAAGACTTTGGCTTCAGTGAGTCGGAACCGTTTTCCCTGGTGCAGCGCAGCGAGAAGGAGGATTGTATGCGTCATTGCCCCGGTTCAAACTTATCTGCTAAAGATGCTGCTCATGGCCCCGGTCAGacagtgaagttttttttgtctatctGTTGCCTATACTTTTCCAACCTGTACGGagggtagaaaaaaattttaaaaaaataaattttcgctaaataaacagttttttcacttACCTGCATTGCTTACGTTGTTGTTACTCGATGCTGGTCAATTGCAAGTTCTGCACTGTTCAAAATTATGCTAATTCCGACGACCCACTCGGCTGCGAAGAACAAACCCTGGGCCACCGATTCCGAGGGCCTAAATTTTCACCTCTTTCGACCCAGCACAGAATACTTCCAAAATGGCTCTATATAATTTTCGACACATTTCCGATCCCCCCGCGAACAAAATTCCGTCCGCACGTTCGAACGAATCAAAAGAAAAGCCACAATTGCTTAATTAATCAACaaattgtttaccaaaattacaaaattttaataaacatcgTTTGTTGAACTTAGCCTTaaatggtagatttttttcagtgcatgtttgctctcgcccctttctagcgagcaaatttggtgattttgtcggtcccgacggcaacggccctattttgctcacccacatactaacccccggtgcggtttAAAAGTGATCAAacgcgtgagcattttcactatactcgcgattgctgcggatgcccttagGGCACAGTATTGTGTCTgtgtttttttgcaaattttattacTGACATACTTATAAGTAtgaccagaaattttttttactaaatttaatgTGGATGTAAAAGCAATTAGTGAGACTTtctcaatagattttttttcatttttcctacATCTTTTTTACTTGGATTTTGAAAGACCATATCGGGTCTTTCAATGCTTCTATATAATTTGTGCGTTTTATCGTCAAGGCCAGGCAaagaccaaataaaaaaaatttccatatgaaACAGGTCGCTGCTACAAAAATCGTGTATCCTTTAGCCTATTATAAGaagcgatggaagcgctgccgagaTTGGATGATGGTTTcgcattagtgcaagtgggatgcagctaaagtTTTACCCAATTTTTAACAGATCTCACGGGGTTTTTTTAAGGAGAGACATGTAAAAGTCGTTGAGATGTGCGGGACGCATAAAAATTCACGTGGTCTGACGGGTCGCAGctaaaatcagttgaaaattttaacacacTGTAATGTGTGGTGACACATGAAAATCTATGGTGACGCGAGAAAGTTATGCTTATGCTTGAACATTTGTACGCATAGAGCTGCTTTCaagtttaatatttaaattcagtGCAGCaagttttaaagattttgtatCTGCCAgccttttaataaattttgggcGATTTCaccgctgaaaatttcattatcggCCCAGCAAATGACAGCATAATCTAAACTTTGTTATGCTggagcaaatttcaaaacatcgaGGCAAATCGAAGCAATCCTATGGTTCTGATAACAAATTCTTGTCGCATTAGTCATTTTACTTGATAAATATTTAGAAACGAGATTACATccaaatttaaagttgaaaaaaatgagtgaAGTAATTCGGGATTTGAATAATCTTACGAAGCACAATATCTGTGATAACTCAAGTACCGAATCAGAGGATGAAGATGTTTGGATATTCGGATACGGATCACTTGTTTGGAAAGCAGATTTTCCATTCGAAGAAAAAAGGACCGGATATATCAAAGGCTTTCTTAGAAGATTTTATCAGAACAGTATTGATCATAGAGGAACACCTGAAAAGGTAAATTATCAGACTCttgtgtttattatttttctctaaACAATAAATATCCCTTGCAGCCTGGTCGTGTCGTAACTCTTGTTTACTCCAATGACCCTGAATCAAAAGTTTGGGGTATGGGCTATCGTATAGCGAAGCATGCAGCAGCCCAGGTACTGAGTCATTTGGACCATCGTGAAAAGAATGGGTATGATCGACATCGTGTTTTGTTCTGCCCCTACCCAGTAAGCGACACTCAAACCAACGCAGCTAAAAATATTCTAGTATATTTGGCTACCAAGGACAACCCCAGTTTTGCTGGTCACAACGATAATCTTGTAGAAATTTGTACACAGATTTTAGGTGCTTCCGGAGCTAGTGGGAAGAATTCAGAATATGTTTACAAGTTAGCGGAAGCAATGAGGTACTTTTACCCTGGCGAAGTTGATGAGCACCTGTTTCAATTAGAACACATGCTACGGTTGGCTGATCCCGATGTTAAAAAGACTAATTagaactaataaaaaaattactcgaaactaccatttcttttcttcaagtATAAGTACTTCTACCTCTACTGCATAATATGGTAACGTAGTTTTTTCACTGAATTAAACCAATCGAATGATTTCCTTTCgctgctttgattcagtagaattattcaaccaagtaggctcacaacacataataaagttttttttcccatttttatcatcacttttttaatgtttacaaaattcacttagcgaaaactaaaaaaatgttgCCGCGCTTCTTACACTAATTAAAACTattgagaaaataaataaagtattcTGGGAGATAAATCTCTTATTTAGAGGGTAATTAAGTTCTTTACATCGACAAAAAAATGGCAACGGATTCAGAGTTCATGCAGCAAAGGATTCAAATTAAAGCAAAATCACTGCAttcgtttttcattttaatatcgGCTGCATCACAATTTACTGGTTAACAAATGTCCCTCTCTTTATTAAACCTGTGGTTTGTTGTTCAtagatgttttatttattttacttaaaatgccTAAGTAAGGAGTTACGTTTATTTTATCCATGTTACATAGATATTTacatcttattttgaattttctcttTCCAGCAGGCCAGCTTGAGAATAGTTTCCACGGCTTgctcgtaaattgatttttcctatcgatgctggcgttcgataattaaacaaactgtatgcaaaagcattggaaggtgatttgacatctaccaaaaaaatcgatgcatcacccaaaaaatcaatttacgaacacgccgtaagaTCTTTGTTCACGACCTTCACGACTGATCAGATGAATCAAAAACCCTAGTACAGTGTTGGGGTGACAAATTTTTTGTGTGGGTTAGAAGGAAGCAAAGTTTCAAATGGATAAGGCAAAGTGACCtaaataaaaaatgcatttgttGTCAGTTCTACCACaaacgaaactttttaaaacgattattttcaattacatttttgttgtttcattctttattttatcttttgaaacaaagaaaactaTCTttacacgtgtttttttttcaaaattttattttgagactCATTATATAAAACATTacaatcattattttattttcagctgTTCTGGCATAGTCCGGGcaagtaaatttttcatcttccTGGTTCTGATCCCGAAGATCGAGAAAATACGCGTTGACCTATTCGTTTGTTGATGTCCTGAATAAAACCTTGAGTTTGTTGCGAGTCCAATGTACGGGTGGAGGATtgctgatttatttatttacaatcCTGCCTATAGCTCAAACAAGATTCACGTTTGATGTACCTGTTACATTTGAAGATGTTATGTTTCCTTTCCTATATAAAGTTCAAGTACTTGAGTACCTTATTATTCGTGTATTCGATTTTATAATTCGTAATTTactgttgaaaatatttaaacattttggCTGTTTGTGTACAGATGATGCTCTTAAGATGCTCGGATATAGATTATCGCAACTTAAGGTACTTCCGGTTGTTACATGTAGCACAGCAACTCGTAAACCAGTTGAACTAATAGTTGTAACCGACAAGCTGGgttcaaattaataaattaccaataagatattaataattttttaatatattttttaaaagaattcatCCTTTATTTGACATTTAGTTATTCAGTTACAATCCATTGAAATATACGAAACTATTCAACTAATGTATATTTGTTTTAGTTGCTGCTGTAGACTGTAATTTGGGGGCCGACCGTGCTTGGAAATTTCCTTTGCCCTTGTTGCCTTTGCCGCGATGGTTTTTAACAGCGGCTTTGTTGAATGGGATTGTTGATACACCAGGCGTAAGATGTGAAGCACCAGACACTTTGCCACTttgcttgaaagtttttttcgaTGGATTAGTGGATTTTGATGGCAAAGCACCACTGAAATCGA
This sequence is a window from Uranotaenia lowii strain MFRU-FL chromosome 3, ASM2978415v1, whole genome shotgun sequence. Protein-coding genes within it:
- the LOC129750737 gene encoding putative glutathione-specific gamma-glutamylcyclotransferase 2: MSEVIRDLNNLTKHNICDNSSTESEDEDVWIFGYGSLVWKADFPFEEKRTGYIKGFLRRFYQNSIDHRGTPEKPGRVVTLVYSNDPESKVWGMGYRIAKHAAAQVLSHLDHREKNGYDRHRVLFCPYPVSDTQTNAAKNILVYLATKDNPSFAGHNDNLVEICTQILGASGASGKNSEYVYKLAEAMRYFYPGEVDEHLFQLEHMLRLADPDVKKTN
- the LOC129750736 gene encoding lanC-like protein 3 homolog, whose translation is MSRFFVNPYDDYDQSKHGNQLSELINYDLVIELVKRCVEVIIRETKLPTHKSRDDLYVGDAGIAFMFWKLNRSPNFRHLFPCLEHATFYIKKAEATNESKTMSKSSSPIGFLCGKIGILSVAAVINYDLNKPNDTAKEITSILKALPVAKTSRYDADEILVGRAGFLSGLYWLNQVMPQKPISNDMIEDVCTALIKRGRSYAHNNRTPLPLMYAYHESDYIGAAHGLCSILHMLLESHWFAKTDGQFRNISASKLSDIKQSIEYFLTLQDSEGNFPTRLQGSNKKIFHRCHGCSGAVYLLAKSYLLFKDDKYLDACRKCAESVWRNGLLYKGPGICHGIAGNGYVFLLMYRLTGEALFLHRASKFAEFLSTEQFNREARQPDRPYSLYEGLAGTVCFLSDLLEPSKAYFPFMDVFEIKYCEK
- the LOC129750735 gene encoding uncharacterized protein LOC129750735 encodes the protein MTYVSEKSFMWQKIAVEIELSDSQEEIIQSIRNGANILYIRFGRHNLQENLTLLHLAKQALLEYSFEISPFKPVIGIACELSGKWSRLKCHRHQRPIQLQLNQRILLTCDKAYEDKQADNVMFVTNLDQRMKQLKTGDLITISQITLKICKLKGKFISCFVKHLPDNGIDFQVTNYERVNFYGTNSCDVNDIDLIECNLLLENNIEYIVVPDIDNEQYVLSIIEMINGSEQSSEISPIILGSLSPAADDKTVENLTALINGIVTDRENIVDLYRKACKVIIFNITDFEKFAENILHTVDVYLTKSSLQNSLKTKLKTFNQASISTFKTGNKLNATCTAISKCIEYTSISIKANAIILYITKSNCEAEWLSRKPLPCPVLIATSDRRIIQTLLLRKYCFPIHLPGTILSHRMIIKYVTIYGRKFGYLCPGNITITGFGEKDIQGVELRYVPDDFITLCQ
- the LOC129750734 gene encoding glutamic acid-rich protein translates to MPTQKKKLKKSKIDNKQVAETATTTNAMKIKSEPLDIKPLSSFIDDRVELIRQAFSCLKPKEVKCLVPDTLQGKSIEFIQEQCLDEVLGISTKRLLSIINSTKCPTDTESSDDGEDKIEEHISLDEISSDSDVDIKNVRKVDKKSKKLKISDTASNEKVSKNGGKKSEKEMTVLELLELQARARAIRSQLALEPITKIELDSDQEAGNESNSEAAPSRKKKENSCNEAKMSTSSTVVEQPKRVRLKRNFRIRQVGDEEQQEETEADQDSSKSSENFKRTSPNKSKDKMSKTQAEVSKSTNEQQKETKSRDSSPEVIPLIPSPETLCISSESESEETSKKQPSIFVENVKELEKEMTRVTDKPVPQDTVENEEPEEGEISEEEKSLRKSNTHSINTSKSQSEHEQLDDSIGSKFDQEELDYEIKTSDSEPETSANCNEAEKKNFENAPENTVPVELMPGNDKDNVESESDDSMSDVEKNNQVKKQMLPDDDDSDIVEIHDSSDETLLDQKMAEDDQEKSWNSRWLESNRVAKVMATSRLGNKVRDKLKKKKKKKQEEEEEARKPPTPEPVVETVPTSTAEVGSVEHYKELVAKVAEAEKQSSAEGSEKEASEHN